TATTTACATTCAAGcacaaaaaaaatacaattttataATAGCAGCACAAGCCCGCCAGCTTCGGAAATATCAAACAGACAGGAAATACAAAGAATCTGCACATTTAAATAGCACACATATTATCACAAATATTAATTATATTTGACATAGGATTAAAAATTGAAACAATGTACCAAACACCCATAAGGTGGTTTTATTACTTAAGGTGTCGGACCATAGATTTtgctttaaaaaattaaaaatcccGATTTAAGGAAGCAGTGTGTTCAGTGACCTTTACTGTTGGACCGCCCAGTCTGTCTCCAGACACATATTTACTTCTACTTATTTAATGTGCCCGTTTATAAATACATTTGCGTACACATGAACTGTTCAGTTTAAAGAATGGAGATTTTGGGTTAAAGAGAACATTCGCTCTAAGGATTTCTCCTTTCATTCTACATGGTTTCTAGATCTGTTTTAAGTTTCCTTCACACAGTTACGTATTCCTTAAATGTAACGGTGAGGCAGTTCGCTGTGACGTCTGTGATAATCAGATTGCCGAGATAAGGTTTGAGGccagtccatggatattgctgctCCCCCTTAACCGTTTCCTCCTTCTCCTCAATCTCTGCCTGCTGGGCCGCCGCTTTCTGGGGCGCTGGCCTGGACTTTACACAGCTCAGATCGATGGGCTGTTCGGGATTTGAGTCCAAAATACCATCAATTCCCTCATTCCGATAACTATCGACCGCCTGCAGCTCAATAAGATCATCCTGGTCCAGCTGCACGGCGCTTCCCGGCACACTGATGCTTCGGCAGGTGGTGGGTTTTTTGGCCTCTCTGTCggcgatgggttcagacaggtagcgttttctggactgggggagagtggaGTATAAGCCATCCCTGCTGGAGACCTCCGGCTCACAAGCCCATCGCATCCGATGTGGCTGCTCGCTTTGCCCCTCCGCCAAGGGGCGTTGGTCTTTCCGAATCCTCGCCTCTTTCTCACTTGCTGTCTCGCTACGTTCTGTGTCCGCTACCTCCCCGCTCAGATTTTTATTTTGCGCTGCAACTACCGCCTCTTTAACCACCATAGTCCTAATATAACCATTCTTGTCGGCCTCCGTCTCCTTGTTTACATTACCAGTCTTCATCGTCTCCTGCCGCCCATTTACAACATTATTCTCCTTGACCTTCTCTACTCTTTCCTCCGCCGCCGTGGTTTTGCCATGTCCATTTTTGACTATCCAGAGCTCTCGATCTCCAGTCTTGCTTGCCACTGACTCATTCCCTCCATCCCCGCTCTTACTGTGTTTATCTTTCGCCGACTGTATCCCATTATCCATATATTTGCTCATGACTATTACAATCCTACCATTCTTGTTTTTATTTTTCACTATTTTCATTCTACCATTCATGCCATTCTTTTTCACACTTTCCTTGGCTATTTCTGGCCCATTTCCGGATTTCGAATCTATTTCCTTGACCTCGGGCTTCTCCGTGCCGACAGCGTGGGTGCGATTCCCACTCTTGATAAAAGTGTGCAGTGCATCATGCTCCTGAGCAGACTGATATTGTTCCTGATTTCCTTCACTTTCGCCCCGGTGAGAGTCGCCCTGCTGATTTGGGTACATGATGTCCGGCTGATAATGGTGATGCTTTTTGCTATTGAGTTGATAGTAATGTTTAGTAGCTTGGTGCTGACGTTGTTCCTCAGTGTTACAGGGTTTGTACTGATGAAGCTTTTTACTGTTCAGTTGATATTGACGTTTGATGGGCTGCTGCTGAATTTCGTTCTTTGACTGCTCATCTTCCACATAAGTATCCTGTAGCTCGGAAGGGACGTTTGAACGTCGTGCAAAAGCTGGTAACTGGAAATTGCGAATTAAGAGATTAGTATTACTTGGGTTTGAAATTCAAGGAAATAACCTATAATCAATGAACTATAAGACAAGACTACAACTTAAATCTATATAGTAGCTCTTTCTATATTGAATGGTCACTGAAATGAGAGTTTTGTGTCTATGGTACCTCTGTAGCAAGGTTCAAGCAGCATGGCTTTACAGTTTCAGCCTTTTTTATTTGTTTCGCTTCCCTCACCTGGCAGGTTCCATTCTGAGGTGAAAGGACAGGCAGGTGATCAAGTCCGATTCCATTGCCAGGCCGCTCTGCACAGTTAGGAGGAACTCATTGGTGACATGTGGTGACTCAACCATTGGTTCCTCCTTGGTCGATGTTTCCAAGCGCCTGGCCTCCACCAGATCCCAACAGTTCTTACTAATCTATTAATTTCTGAGCACCAAACGCCCAATCAACATTAGTATCCCAGCAGAGGAATAGTGGTTTTGGTTAGTTACTGCCAATGTGGCTTTGGATACCGACCATTCATTAGTGAATCCATAAAAGTTGGATTTGTACCTGGTTGTTTGAGATGTATTTTATTAAATTAAGCGATTGCGTATTGCAAATTTGGAACATTATAGATTTGAGATTCTATTGGTAGATATGTAATCTAATGGCAAGATGTAATCTAATATAATTGTTTATTTTCATTTGAAAAGCTAAACATGTTTTATGTGTTACTTTCAAAATAATtttattgttggaaaaacccaaaaATCCATATGATTTTAGCATCTGTTTTCTTGGATCCATTTATGCTTTTCAACAACATGCTCCCTTGTACTGTAGGGTCTGTGTCAACATTACGTTATAACATTTAACATACTGACCTTTACTCAATGCCTGCTCTAAGTAGGTATACACAGTTTGGTTGAAAATACATTTATGAAACCAGATTCAACTTGATTATGGGAAAAAGATCATATTTGATAGATTGCTCCAATGTGGTTCATATTTAACACATTCAAATGGGCACTAGGCAGATGATATTACCTGAACCAGTAAATGTTTGGGCTTGGGTCCTCGTTTACGATAGCCCATTGACTGTTCTTGTCTTTCCCTGCAATTATAGATAAAACAAGGTTAGCATTAAAGTCACTTGTAATAAATACCTATGAAATTAATGATCAGTTTGAGAAATGTTTTCCATGCCACTCCCGAAAAGACTGGAGGTACTTGGTTGCACTGTATTTTGTATATAACCTGCAACACCCTAATATGATGAAAAAtccttttaaatttaaaaaaatcacataAACATGTTTATATTTGCATAGCCAACTGAGTGACTAGATTGTCACATACCACTGCAAGGATAAATTGTTCCAGAATATATGAGTAAAGCTTTGCATTTTTTGGCAGGGGATCCTGATTCCTGACTTAAAATTTATATCCAGAAGGATACAGTcttctttattaaaaaaaaactgtttgCCTAAATTTAAATTAAACTGTCCACACTATAGACTTTAACAATATTAAAGCTTTATAAACCTTTAGTGAGAGGATATTCAGAGTGAATATTGTTTCCAGGTATGCATGGAAAATATTAGGAAAACAGGATGAAAAATGATTCAAAATTTCAGATCATTGAACTTTGAGGAGGGGTTAAGGAACTAAATCTATTCTCATTTGGAAAATATAGTTGAAGTTATCATGATGGGATGTATGTAATGGTGCTCTGAGCAAGACCACCATACGCATTCCCAAAGGCTTGTTATAAACTTAGGAAGCCATTAGCAAAACTTAGTACAAGGGATAACTTCCCTGTGCTTAGAGTCCTTCAACTTATGGTTTAGAGTGTCACCCAGCACAGTAAGCACCAAAtccattgaaacattcaaaatggaattggatagatTCCATACTCAACATAGATTAGATTTGGGTTTGAGCAGAGAGCATGATTTAACAGCCAAATCTGGCTCCTAGACTAATGCCTTTGTGATCGAACAGGCCTACATTTGTTGATTAGCCTTTCTTGTTCCGTCATCTGCACCAGGTTGGAAATGTTGCCACATTTACTGCTCATGTTCCAGTTTATTATGTGCCTTTTTGAACTAATTTCCACAGTTTACACATATATAAAGGTATTAATAGTAAATTCCTCTAAAGTATATGGAAATGAATACTTAGTGAGAGTTCATTTAACTATCTATTATACTAATGTTAGAGTGACTTTAACTGTACCACAGAACCACACAGCAACACGTCCAGTCAAAATGAGAGCAAATGAATCCCTAAAATAAGAGATATTTTACTAATTCTCATCATTTTGTTAATAATTGCTCTTTTATTGTAATGTAATGTGTACATTCAGAAAGGATATCTAATGCCAAATATAAGCCAGGAGAACAGCACCCTCCTTTTCTCTTTGGCTCTTTTGTACAGTCCGCAAATATTTCTGTTAATTCTCATACTATTCTGTCATTTTGTTAAAGGAGTTTAAATAAGTATGCAATTAACCCATATAACATGCATCAGTTGTTTTTTGAAATTGTATTCTTTCTGCATATAACTTGCATTAAATGTCTATCAGTGTGAAGCTGTACTGTTGAATGAATTGAGAGCAAACTATTGCATTCTTCGGACCATAAAAAGGACCTGTGATGCAACCTATCAAGTATCTTACCTGTACTTTAGTAATTAATCCATTAAAAAAACGTGTACTTGTTATTAATTTGTTTTTTCTACTCAAAGTAATGGGACTTTATTGTGGTTATGGTGCGCTCCTGCAACTCAGTCAAACTATGCAAAGGTCCATGGTTAGCTGATTTTGAATAACTGCAACCGACTTGTAACTGACAGCAGGGATACTGCAGTTGCAACCGCCGACCCTCCCCTTGTGCTGCTGTGTCTCTTTAATTAAGTCTAACGGAAGATAATGCAGACACCTTCGCCTATATGCAAATATACAAGCCTCTTTTTCAAAATATCGCGTTATTAATTTAGTTACTAGTCCAATTATTCCTGTTGCACTAAGGTCTAGTTATAAGCAACTTTATGTCCCTCCTACCCTGTTACACGCAGCGTGGCTCCGCTATATTTATTCACATGATTGCAGGCAGCTATGGCAACCCCGTGAGCAACTAACCAGTCAGATCGATTATCGTGTACCTAATTAAACAGGATACGCAACTCTGCCTGTCCTTCCCATTTTTTTCAGGCTACAGCGATAGTTAAAGTAAGCGTTGCCCCTTTAAAATGATACTTGTGCATCATCAGGTGCATGGGAGAGCAAAAGAGTAGAGGGGCCATTAGAAAGAGGAACATCGCAGATTATCATTAGAAGGACGTTCTGTGATCTGACAGCCTAGAACCTCCCTGCACGAGTCTCACTTCGGAGATAAATGCACCATCTAGCTACGATCTGGAACATCGCACCAGCAGTTACATCACTATTGCAGTAGTGGTTAAAAGCGAgttgttttttttaacttttatGTTCCAGCATTAATTCCGCCAATATTCCTTAGATGTTATCAATTTATCATTTAATTTGATTGCAGAATTTAGACTTCAGTAATGACAGGAAACATATTTTCATTTGGAACTATAACTGTAACGCTCCCAGCTGACTGCcgatccctctctcctccccccttacAGTGAGGGCTATCTTGAAATATTTAACTGTGGGTTTTCTACAGTGGTCGATCCCAaccttccagactctccagcccttCCGATCACATCTGCACCGAAACAGGCAAGCGTTCTATTCTGGTTTCATTTCGAAACTGTGCAGGCCCTCGACTTTCGAAAGCTCTCGTCTTTTAGCCTTGTTTATTctttggctctctctctctatatatttctGCAGCCTGAGTGGCAGCtttttttctctccccctctcttcttttCCATTACCTGTGCTGGAAAGCCAAGAGCAGCCGAGGGTCTAAGATGTTCTCCTCCGGCTCCCACGTGTTGTATCTGCGGAGAAGACATCAGCACTTCAGTTAAAACCTCTTACAGGTCCACAAGCGGAAAAATAAAACCAACTAGTGCTGCTAGTCAAGCGGCGTACAAGGGAGGCCATTTTCACTCCATTCACACACTATCATATCTGTTTCACAGTCCATTAAGACATTCCAAGACTCTCATTGGCCATTTTTTTTTGTTACACTGGTCGTCTACCAACAATTCACTAATGGCATTTGTAAGAAGGGAAATGTTGAGTTCAGGattcttccaacacacacacacacagacacacagtagTTTAGCTAGAATTTTTTTTACAAAAATGGGACTCACTTGGGAGACCATCCCCTCCATTTCACCAGGTATTCGACTCTACCCTGTGGAGAAATAAAGACAGCGTTCGTCACTGAACAGCAGAGACAGCACTGTTACTGATCAATAAGGTGGCGGAATTAGTGCGGAGCTGAGCTGGGAGCTGATCACACTCACCTTCCTGATCCGTTTTTTCTCAATGCTTTCCACGGCAAATACGTGCTCCCCTGCGGCCGGCAACTCCATAGCGATGCGAGAAGCTGGACGGACGCCGCTTGACCTTCTGCTAACTGCAGATCGCTTCACCGGGGCGCTCTCCTCCCGGCTGCAGTCtcagcctttctttccctgcttttgtttttggtgtgtgtgtgtgtgtgtggctccctTTCCGAGCGGGCTTCTCTGCCCCCTTGGATCTAGACTCCGTGGTCAGAGATctttctgctctctccctctctcactctctctctctctgctgcagagCCGGCAACGCAAAAGCGCAGCAACACAACGCTGTGGCGTCAGGAGCTAGAGCAGTCAATCAATGGAGCCCCGCCTGAGGTCGGAGATTCTAACTACAGCACCAAATACGGGCAAGACGCAGCCTTGTATGGTAATGGCAGAAAGataaattatttttttccaaattaAGAAAGGACGACACGAAAATGAACACCAGAAGATTGTGCTTTCACCTCCCTCACCCTTTCTCGTCTAATTGTGACTATTGCCTCGTATCTAAACAATGTAATTCCCCGGGCTCGCAGTGTTGTTCCACTGCGATGTGCAAATGTCTTTCGTGTCCTTTTCTAATTGGCTATGCATCGGGCTAGAAATGTCTTGCGTTCTTTGAGAAACCTGCTTCATTCCTGACATGCATCAAAGCGCGTCACAGTTATATTTCATTTTACCTACTCCCAGATAACTAATACTGATACAGTCTTACTCCATTGTGCGTAGATTTTGTGAAGTATACAGTACCGTTAGTCAGCTAGCCCACCCAGCCCCCCCGCATATATAATGCACGATGATGGCAATATTAATGACTATGGCACCGTGCTATCATGTTAGCCAATGTTCATTTGTCTCAGTGACTTGTGATTTAGTGCTATCCATTATGGTGGAGTGTTACATGATCGAACCTTTGAAACCAGCACACAATATTCTTCCTCATTCAAAGAGCAACAACCATGGCTCCTTCTGGTTAGGGCATTGCCAATTTCTAGCTGTAACTCTGCCAGCATTCAGTGTTCAAAATAGGAAAGCCTTCGGTATACAATACCGCGGTAACAAGTTTTGCTTTGCTGCCCATGGGGCTTATGTTTCACCAAACGTAAATAAATATGAGAAATATCAATCAATGTGCATCGATTGTTTTTTTACCATCGCTGTGCAATTAGTTACAGAAGGTAAACAGAAGGCTTGTATCGGAATTAAGTTCGAATGAACGATTGAAGGCAACACGCACTGATATTAACGCAACTTCCAAGATGTCCATCTCTCTGAGCGGTGATTTTTTAAACTGCAAAAGCTAAGAGACAAAAATGCATTGGCGCAATTTAGAAATTGGAAGGTTTCAGACAAACCGCTTGGGAGAGGCAACCTAGTCGCTGAAAAAGCGCAGCgtatcccatccccctccccatcgctctcGACTCGAATTTATCAACACTCAACACGCTTCTGACACAGAATGCCCATATTAGGATATTGGTCACGGACGAAATGTGTAACTATTGTTGCATACGCCCGGAATGCTTTAATGATGTAAAAATACTTTCTATTGAATGCAACAATTAATCGCGATATGTACACATATTTAAAAGAGAATGTATAAAGGTAATAAACATTTATTCTGGTGCCCACTTCTAAACCGAATGGGATATTTTACTAGCAATAGGTGAATATACCTGAAGAAAAATGTCGAAACAGTTGTTTAATGTGATGATGGGAAAGATAGTCGTCACCACGATTAACACGTGGCTAATTGGCGAAGAGAAGGTTGAGCTTTGCGAGTTATACTGTATTAACCAAGGTATGTGATATCCTGGTCTTGGAATCTTTTCCCTGACACAGCATACTATTTGATATTATTGGTATTCTAAATGTATCTTCAGACAAATCCAGTCAATGCACCTACTCAAACATGCCGTTACTGTAATAGCAGCTAGTCTTCTTGTGGTTTGTTACTGTTGGCCTTCAGGGGATGTATGGAGTCATCAATCTAAAATGTTTGCAAGCAAAAGGTTAAGTTTGCATACAATAAAAAAGCCAACACCGAATAAAATGCTAAACAAGCAAATATACACAGCACTAGCAAAATACCATCAATGGTCATCAACTCTTGGCACCAGGGTTGTAACTCTTAGTGCAGAGGCCCAGGAGTACAACGGGGTTTGGATTaattatttttattattatttGTATTTAAGTCAGCAAATGGGTTATATGGTTGGCACTTATTAATGGATTTTTACATTTCACTGAAATATTTATTGCAATTATCTGCCCTACACAAAGAACTGATGAATAGTTGCTTCAGCACAGTCTCAGTGTAACTGAAGATTACTGAATTTATTGTGAAATACCCAGCATGTCAAACTTGGCAGGGATATTGTAAACATAGTCTGACTATTCATAAATAACTGTAGACTCATTCCAACGCAGATGATCCAGTTCTTCTCATTACAGTTACATGATATAGGTAAATACTTGCTTTGGTGTAAATATAATCCACATGATTTCATTTTAAATGGCTGGAGATGATGATTTAGCAGTTTGGCTACACAACCCTGACAGTAACCTAACTTTATTTTAGGTACATATATCCTCACATTAGAAAAGAACAAGAATATTTCCCTTTCTTAACATTAATGTACATATATTATGCTGAATGGACCATTTTAGTAGTTATTGCATTATGATATGTTATAGTACATGAACAAGGAAACAGATTCAGAACTTTTACATTTAACACTTTTGATAAAGGGATATTGAGCATGAAGGTTAATCTAAAACAACAAAGTTTCAATAGAGATGAATGTGGAACCTGAATATTTGTTCTTAAGTCTTTTCAGCATTTGTTCTTAAGCCTCAACATGTTAGATAGAACATAATAAAGAATAATTAATTCCATGAACAATAACAGGATCTACATTATGGTCAGAAAGTTTATTATATTATGATCAGTTAAACAGAAACATTACTTGTAATTAATTAAAATACATTCTTGTATATTTATAGTTGCCAAAGCATGCATGCACCATTTCATTGAAACATGTGCAGCTCATTCATTGTATATGGTGCTAAAATAATGTGATCAACTGGAAATGTCATAATCCATGTGGGGTATTGTAACTCTTCTAAGTTGATACCCAGTGCTTCTGTGTCTTTTTGTGATTAACTTTCCATCTAGTTTTGGGTTTTCTCTTTCCTGCTAAAATCCATTAATGCTCAGGGAATCTACTATGAAAGGCAATAAGAATCTCAGAGCATGTCAGCTTCTTAATTGATGCAAATAATAATTGATTTATTAATTCCATGACTTAAAATTGTTTATAAGAAAAATAGGTGATTTATTTTTTGAATCACTTGATATTATTTGGCATTGAAACAAACTATGGTTGCTCTCCAACTCTATATTCAGTGGGTAAGGAAAAATGATTGAATATTTAAATAGAGGCACATACCAACCTAACACAATGATGTAAAAAGAGAATAAAGTATTTCTACTGGACTTTATTTTAATTAGACATTTTTCAACTTCATCAGCTATAATCTGCTAATTTATCAGAATTTCAACAAGTTTTGGTCATTGCCCAGGCATTACATATTGATGACTTAAATACTAAACTATGATGCTAATTGTATCTACTAGTTTGATTCAATTTCTATTATTGTATAGATTTGCTAATGATTGTAACTACGAAGTGGCTTAATTCAACTTTCCCCTGTTGGCTTTAGTATCTTGTCACCATACATTTGAATTACAATATTTTAATTGGACACTTTGAACTGAGTAGAATTTCCTCTTTAAATAACTATTTGgtttatttactttatttcaacAAAATAAGGATCAGTGCTTCTAATAATGAACTGGAATTTTGACCTATGAGTAATATAAGGCTTTTTGGGCTTGCACTTGAACATTCCTTCATTGCATTTATAAACCCATGAACTGATCAAACTGCGGGCTGAAAGAATTGCCATGATTCTGCAAGATGCCATGTATTACGCTGTTGACCAATTTTTTTTAGAGAACCAACAGTGAATGGTTTCCTTTAAATCTCAATGATTAGATTTGCACAAACTATTTGCCCACATTTTAAAAGAGTCATAGAACTAAAATATAATTCCGGACACAGGGGAGTTTTCAACCCATTTTCATCCT
Above is a window of Pristiophorus japonicus isolate sPriJap1 chromosome 16, sPriJap1.hap1, whole genome shotgun sequence DNA encoding:
- the cbx4 gene encoding E3 SUMO-protein ligase CBX4; its protein translation is MELPAAGEHVFAVESIEKKRIRKGRVEYLVKWRGWSPKYNTWEPEENILDPRLLLAFQHRERQEQSMGYRKRGPKPKHLLVQLPAFARRSNVPSELQDTYVEDEQSKNEIQQQPIKRQYQLNSKKLHQYKPCNTEEQRQHQATKHYYQLNSKKHHHYQPDIMYPNQQGDSHRGESEGNQEQYQSAQEHDALHTFIKSGNRTHAVGTEKPEVKEIDSKSGNGPEIAKESVKKNGMNGRMKIVKNKNKNGRIVIVMSKYMDNGIQSAKDKHSKSGDGGNESVASKTGDRELWIVKNGHGKTTAAEERVEKVKENNVVNGRQETMKTGNVNKETEADKNGYIRTMVVKEAVVAAQNKNLSGEVADTERSETASEKEARIRKDQRPLAEGQSEQPHRMRWACEPEVSSRDGLYSTLPQSRKRYLSEPIADREAKKPTTCRSISVPGSAVQLDQDDLIELQAVDSYRNEGIDGILDSNPEQPIDLSCVKSRPAPQKAAAQQAEIEEKEETVKGEQQYPWTGLKPYLGNLIITDVTANCLTVTFKEYVTV